The segment CGTAAGAAAGGGCGTGTCGCCAAAAAGGATCAGAACGTCGCCGGTAAAACCGGACAACCGCTTTTTCGCCGCGCGAACGGCATCCCCCGTCCCGGCCTGAGTCTTTTGAACCACGGTAGGCCATGGCGCGACCGCGTCAGCAACCGCTGCCATCCCCGGCCCGATGACGACGACACCTAAATCCGGTTTTAGCGCTTTTGCCGCCGCCAGCGCGTAGCCGATCAAGGGCTGCCCCCCCAGGGGGTGCAGCACCTTGGGGAGAGCCGATTGCATCCGGGTGCCTTTTCCGGCAGCGAGGATAAGAATTGCGGTTTTTTGTCTGGCCATCGTTCCGCACGTAATAGGGGAGGGCGACTTCTTGAGTCTGCTTATGAAAGCTTGTCATAAAGCCCTCACCACGTCCAAAGCAAGATTTCCATTCCAGACGAACGGCAATATGAGGTTAGCCCGGCGAAACCCGACTGGCGAGGCTGGCCTGGCGAGGCTGGCCTGGCGGGGCCAGATCGCCATGAATTACCGGGTGCCCATCGTCACCTGCCTTGACAGGTGAAAAGCGGGCCCCTTATATCGCGGTTTCGCATCATGGGGCGCTTAGCTCAGCGGGAGAGCACTGCCTTCACACGGCAGGGGTCGCTGGTTCAATCCCAGCAGCGCCCACCATGAAATCCCAAGAAATCAATTGCTTCGCTATGAAACACGCAACGGCCCGTGGTTCTCTTGAACCAATTTTTCCAAAAATGTGCCCGGCCTGTCTGGTGCTCCTGGTTCTTTGCCTCGTTTTTCCAGGCGCCGCCGCCGCAGATGTTCTTTTGCTAAAATCCGGCGACCGCCTCAGCGGCATGATCGCCAGGATCGATCCGAAGAACCTCACCCTGCAAACGCCCTATGCGGACCGCCTCCACATTCGCCGCGAAAAAATTGCCGCCATCCAGACAGACCGGCCCCTGCGCGTAACATTTGCAAGCGGCACAGAGCTGGAAGGCACGATCCTGCCAGCCTATGGGGGCATGCTTCAACTCGTCACCCCGGACTTTAAACAGACTTGGGAATTCCGCCTCACAGATATTCAAACCGCAACACGACAAACCGCAACACGGGCCACGCCGCCCAAGGCAGTTTCTCCCAAGGTGGCTTCCCCGGTGGGGACAAAGGCCGAAAAATTTGAATGGAAGGGACGCCTCAATCTTGGCTTTAGCGCCACCGGCGGCAATACGGACAAAGAAAACTATCACGTGGACGCCGAAACAACCGTGCGCATGAAACGTCAACGGGTGAAGCTTTCCCTCCAATACAATCGGGAAAAGGACAACGGCAGAGAATCCGAGGACAATGCGGTCGTCTCTGCCAAATACGATCACTTTCTTACGAAACAGTGGTTTGCGTTCCTCAATGCGACCGTTGCGCGCGATCCTTTCCAGGACCTGGCGCTTCGCACGGCAACAGGCGGAGGCGCCGGCTATCAGTTTTTCGACACGAAGAAACGCCGTCTTTCCGCCGAAATCGGTATCAATTATGTAAAGGAAAATTTTGATACCCAGGCGAATGAAAGCTATCCCAGCGCAAGATGGTCAATCGATTATGAAGAAGAATTATTTCACAGCCGTATGGCGATTTTTCACTTCCAGGAAGGGCTTTTGGGATTGGAGAACACAAGCGACCTCATCATCCGGACCCATACCGGCCTTCGTTTCCCCCTGATCCACGGTTTTCTTGCCACCTTGCAGGCAAATATCGACTGGGACAATTCGCCAGCCCTGGACAAAACCAGCACCGACAAGACCTATCTTTTAACCCTCGGTTACGAGTGGTAATCGGAAAATCTGCGCCCGTTGCAGCCTGAACGGGTCAAAAACATTGAAATCCTCCTACACATGGCTTCTTTTGGGGGCAGCGACCTCACCGCCATTTTGAAGGAGCCCGTCTTTGGGACCAAAAGGCCAGAAGCTTGACCGCACGCGAATTTACAAATCGCCCCGACAGCGTTTTGAACATTTCCTCCTGAAATACCGGACGAAATACCGATCGCGCGACCGCCATGTGATTGCATGCCTGGGGACGCTGATCCCGGAAAACGGAGTGGTCTTCGACATCGGCGCGCATGTCGGCAACTACGCGAAAGAATTCGCCCGCCTGCACCAGGGAAATATCCATGTGCATTGCTTTGAGCCATCCCCCTACAACGCCTCCATTCTGGAAGAGGTGGCAGGCAAAATGCCAAATGTCGAAACAAGCCGGTTGGCGCTTTCCAATGTGGCCGAAGAAATTGACCTCTACCTGCCCGTCAAGGAAACCGGCCGTCTGGGCACCGGGCTTGGCCATTTCGGGATGGAAAACACGCGCGATTACGTGACCGAACGTGTCCAGACGACAACCCTTGATACCTATGCCAAAGAACGAAATCTTTCGCGTCTCGATTTCATGAAATGCGACGTAGAAGGTGCCGAAATGCTGGTTCTAAAAGGCGGGGCCGAAACCATCGCGCGTTTTCGTCCCACAATCTGCCTGGAAGTCATCGACGAACATCTGGCGCGCACGGGCCATTGCGCACAGGACGTCTTTGACTGGCTTGGCCCCCTTGGCTATGGCACCTATCAAATGGATTTTAAGACTGCCACGCTGATGCGCGTCGAGGGTTATCAAGGGCCAGCAGATTATATTTTCCGCGTAGAGAACCTACGCCAGTAATTTCGGCAAAATTTCTTCCTCGGCCTTGCGCACGTCTTCCGGAAAATCAATCTCCGTCCAGGGAAGGCCGGTAATGTCTTCGAACCCGAACGTGCCTGCCGGTTCGGACATAAGCGTGTCGCGAATGGCTTCTTCGTACCAGATTTCCGTTTCGTCCTGCCCCAAACGACGTTCCGCATGGGCCAGAATTTTTGCCGCGATTTCCGGTGCGAAGCGAAAAAAACCAACGGACTCACCATAAAAATCATGGGGTTTTGCAATTTGCCGGTTGAAATCGACAAGCCTGCCATCTTTTACGCCAAGCTTGACCG is part of the Rhodospirillaceae bacterium genome and harbors:
- the glmU gene encoding bifunctional N-acetylglucosamine-1-phosphate uridyltransferase/glucosamine-1-phosphate acetyltransferase (forms a homotrimer; catalyzes the acetylation of glucosamine-1-phosphate and uridylation of N-acetylglucosamine-1-phosphate to produce UDP-GlcNAc; function in cell wall synthesis), giving the protein MARQKTAILILAAGKGTRMQSALPKVLHPLGGQPLIGYALAAAKALKPDLGVVVIGPGMAAVADAVAPWPTVVQKTQAGTGDAVRAAKKRLSGFTGDVLILFGDTPFLT